Proteins from a single region of Orcinus orca chromosome 20, mOrcOrc1.1, whole genome shotgun sequence:
- the ATP4A gene encoding potassium-transporting ATPase alpha chain 1 isoform X1 produces the protein MPSPSANPQENYELYQVELGPGPSGDMAAKMSKKKAGSGGGKRKEKLENMKKEMEINDHQLSVPELEQKYRTSATKGLSASLATELLLRDGPNALRPPRGTPEYVKFARQLAGGLQCLMWVAAAICLIAFAIQASEGDLTTDDNLYLALALIAVVVVTGCFGYYQEFKSTNIIASFKNLVPQQATVIRDGDKFQINADQLVVGDLVEMKGGDRVPADIRILQAQGCKVDNSSLTGESEPQTRSPECTHESPLETRNIAFFSTMCLEGTAQGLVVSTGDRTIIGRIASLASGVENEKTPIAIEIEHFVDIIAGLAILFGATFFIVAMCIGYTFLRAMVFFMAIVVAYVPEGLLATVTVCLSLTAKRLASKNCVVKNLEAVETLGSTSVICSDKTGTLTQNRMTVSHLWFDNHIHTADTTEDQSGQTFDQSSETWRALCRVLTLCNRAAFKSGQDAVPVPKRIVIGDASETALLKFSELTLGNAMGYRERFPKVCEIPFNSTNKFQLSIHTLEDPRDPRHVLVMKGAPERVLERCSSILIKGQELPLDEQWREAFQTAYLSLGGLGERVLGFCQLYLSEKDYPHGYAFDVEDMNFPTSGLCFAGLVSMIDPPRATVPDAVLKCRTAGIRVIMVTGDHPITAKAIAASVGIISEGSETVEDIASRLRVPVEQVNRKDARACVINGMQLKDMDPSELVEALRTHPEMVFARTSPQQKLVIVESCQRLGAIVAVTGDGVNDSPALKKADIGVAMGIAGSDAAKNAADMILLDDNFASIVTGVEQGRLIFDNLKKSIAYTLTKNIPELTPYLIYITVSVPLPLGCITILFIELCTDIFPSVSLAYEKAESDIMHLRPRNPKRDRLVNEPLAAYSYFQIGAIQSFAGFTDYFTAMAQEGWFPLLCVGLRPYWENHHLQDLQDSYGQEWTFGQRLYQQYTCYTVFFISIEMCQIADVLIRKTRRLSAFQQGFFRNRILVIAIVFQVCIGCFLCYCPGMPNIFNFMPIRFQWWLVPMPFGLLIFVYDEIRKLGVRCCPGSWWDQELYY, from the exons ATGCCTTCCCCTTCTGCCAACCCCCAGGAGAATTACGAGCTGTACCAGGTAGAGCTGGGTCCTGGTCCCAGTGGGGACATGGCAGCCAAGATGAGCAAGAAGAAGGCGGGCAGTGGAGGgggcaagaggaaggagaagctggAGAACATGAAGAAGGAGATGGAGATT AACGACCACCAGCTGTCAGTACCCGAGCTGGAACAGAAATACCGGACCAGTGCGACCAAG GGCCTGTCTGCCAGCCTGGCCACCGAGCTGCTGCTGCGGGACGGGCCCAACGCCCTGAGGCCGCCGCGGGGCACCCCCGAGTATGTCAAGTTCGCCCGGCAGCTGGCGGGCGGTCTGCAGTGCCTCATGTGGGTGGCCGCTGCCATCTGCCTCATTGCCTTTGCCATCCAGGCCAGCGAGGGCGACCTCACCACGGACGACAAT CTATACCTGGCCCTGGCCCTCATTGCTGTGGTTGTGGTCACTGGCTGCTTCGGCTACTATCAGGAGTTTAAGAGCACCAACATCATCGCCAGCTTCAAGAACCTCGTGCCCCAG CAAGCAACGGTGATCCGAGACGGGGACAAGTTCCAGATCAACGCAGATCAGCTGGTGGTGGGCGACCTGGTGGAGATGAAAGGCGGGGATCGAGTGCCAGCCGACATCCGCATCCTGCAGGCCCAGGGCTGCAAGGTGGACAACTCCTCGCTGACTGGAGAGTCTGAGCCGCAGACCCGCTCGCCCGAGTGCACGCACGAGAGCCCCCTGGAGACCCGCAACATCGCCTTCTTCTCCACCATGTGCCTTGAGG GCACCGCGCAGGGCCTGGTGGTGAGCACCGGCGACCGCACCATCATCGGGCGCATCGCATCACTGGCCTCGGGagtagaaaatgagaagacacccATCGCTATCGAAATTGAACATTTTGTGGACATCATCGCAGGCCTGGCCATCCTCTTCGGTGCCACATTTTTCATAGTGGCCATGTGCATTGGCTACACCTTCCTGCGGGCCATGGTATTCTTCATGGCCATTGTGGTAGCCTATGTGCCTGAAGGGCTGCTGGCCACTGTCACA GTCTGCCTGTCCCTGACAGCCAAGCGGCTGGCCAGCAAGAACTGTGTAGTCAAGAACTTGGAAGCAGTGGAGACACTGGGCTCCACGTCCGTGATCTGCTCTGACAAGACGGGGACCCTCACTCAGAACCGCATGACTGTGTCCCATCTGTGGTTCGACAACCACATCCACACTGCTGACACTACAGAAGACCAGTCAg GGCAGACGTTTGACCAGTCCTCGGAGACGTGGCGGGCGTTGTGCCGCGTTCTCACCCTGTGTAATCGTGCTGCCTTCAAGTCGGGCCAGGACGCAGTGCCCGTGCCCAAG CGCATCGTGATCGGGGACGCGTCGGAGACTGCGCTGCTCAAGTTCTCGGAGCTGACGCTGGGCAATGCCATGGGCTACCGCGAGCGCTTCCCCAAAGTCTGCGAGATCCCCTTCAACTCCACCAACAAGTTCCAG tTGTCCATCCACACCCTGGAGGACCCGCGCGACCCGAGGCACGTGCTTGTAATGAAGGGGGCCCCAGAGCGCGTGCTGGAGCGCTGTAGCTCCATCCTCATCAAGGGCCAGGAGCTGCCGCTGGATGAGCAATGGCGCGAGGCCTTCCAGACTGCCTACCTCAGCTTGGGAGGCCTGGGCGAACGCGTCCTGG GCTTCTGCCAGCTCTACCTGAGTGAGAAGGACTACCCGCATGGCTATGCCTTCGACGTGGAGGACATGAACTTTCCAACCAGTGGCCTGTGCTTTGCGGGACTCGTATCCATGATAGACCCACCCCGGGCCACCGTTCCTGATGCTGTGCTCAAGTGCCGCACAGCAGGCATCCGG GTGATCATGGTGACAGGTGACCACCCCATCACAGCCAAGGCCATTGCAGCCAGTGTGGGCATCATCTCAGAAGGCAGTGAGACAGTGGAGGACATCGCTTCCCGCCTCCGTGTGCCCGTGGAGCAGGTTAACCGGAA GGATGCCCGCGCCTGTGTGATCAATGGCATGCAGCTGAAGGACATGGACCCATCAGAGCTGGTCGAGGCACTGCGTACCCACCCTGAGATGGTGTTTGCTCGTACCAGCCCCCAGCAGAAGCTGGTGATTGTGGAGAGCTGCCAGCGACTG GGTGCAATCGTGGCTGTGACGGGGGATGGTGTGAATGACTCCCCGGCCCTGAAGAAGGCAGACATTGGCGTGGCCATGGGCATTGCCGGCTCGGATGCCGCTAAAAATGCGGCCGACATGATCCTGCTGGATGACAACTTTGCCTCCATTGTGACAGGCGTGGAGCAGG GCCGACTGATCTTTGACAACCTGAAAAAGTCCATCGCCTACACGCTGACCAAGAACATCCCTGAACTGACGCCGTACCTTATTTACATCACCGTCAGCGTGCCCCTGCCCCTCGGGTGCATCACCATCCTCTTCATAGAACTCTGTACCGACATC TTCCCCTCTGTGTCCCTGGCGTACGAGAAGGCCGAGAGTGACATCATGCACCTGCGTCCACGGAACCCGAAGCGTGACCGATTGGTCAACGAGCCCCTGGCTGCCTACTCCTACTTCCAGATCG GTGCCATCCAGTCATTTGCTGGCTTCACTGACTACTTCACGGCCATGGCCCAGGAGGgctggttccctttgctgtgtgtGGGGCTCCGGCCATACTGGGAGAACCACCACCTACAAGATCTGCAGGACAGCTATGGCCAGGAGTGG ACGTTCGGGCAGCGCCTGTACCAACAGTACACCTGTTACACCGTGTTCTTCATCAGCATCGAGATGTGCCAGATTGCCGACGTCCTCATCCGCAAGACACGCCGCCTCTCTGCCTTCCAGCAGGGCTTCTTCAG GAACAGGATACTGGTGATCGCCATCGTGTTCCAGGTCTGCATCGGCTGCTTCCTGTGCTACTGCCCCGGCATGCCCAACATCTTCAACTTCATGCCCATTCG GTTCCAGTGGTGGCTGGTCCCcatgccctttggcctcctcatCTTCGTCTATGATGAGATCCGGAAACTTGGAGTTCGCTGTTGCCCAGGGA gctgGTGGGACCAGGAACTCTACTATTAG
- the ATP4A gene encoding potassium-transporting ATPase alpha chain 1 isoform X2 → MGKAENYELYQVELGPGPSGDMAAKMSKKKAGSGGGKRKEKLENMKKEMEINDHQLSVPELEQKYRTSATKGLSASLATELLLRDGPNALRPPRGTPEYVKFARQLAGGLQCLMWVAAAICLIAFAIQASEGDLTTDDNLYLALALIAVVVVTGCFGYYQEFKSTNIIASFKNLVPQQATVIRDGDKFQINADQLVVGDLVEMKGGDRVPADIRILQAQGCKVDNSSLTGESEPQTRSPECTHESPLETRNIAFFSTMCLEGTAQGLVVSTGDRTIIGRIASLASGVENEKTPIAIEIEHFVDIIAGLAILFGATFFIVAMCIGYTFLRAMVFFMAIVVAYVPEGLLATVTVCLSLTAKRLASKNCVVKNLEAVETLGSTSVICSDKTGTLTQNRMTVSHLWFDNHIHTADTTEDQSGQTFDQSSETWRALCRVLTLCNRAAFKSGQDAVPVPKRIVIGDASETALLKFSELTLGNAMGYRERFPKVCEIPFNSTNKFQLSIHTLEDPRDPRHVLVMKGAPERVLERCSSILIKGQELPLDEQWREAFQTAYLSLGGLGERVLGFCQLYLSEKDYPHGYAFDVEDMNFPTSGLCFAGLVSMIDPPRATVPDAVLKCRTAGIRVIMVTGDHPITAKAIAASVGIISEGSETVEDIASRLRVPVEQVNRKDARACVINGMQLKDMDPSELVEALRTHPEMVFARTSPQQKLVIVESCQRLGAIVAVTGDGVNDSPALKKADIGVAMGIAGSDAAKNAADMILLDDNFASIVTGVEQGRLIFDNLKKSIAYTLTKNIPELTPYLIYITVSVPLPLGCITILFIELCTDIFPSVSLAYEKAESDIMHLRPRNPKRDRLVNEPLAAYSYFQIGAIQSFAGFTDYFTAMAQEGWFPLLCVGLRPYWENHHLQDLQDSYGQEWTFGQRLYQQYTCYTVFFISIEMCQIADVLIRKTRRLSAFQQGFFRNRILVIAIVFQVCIGCFLCYCPGMPNIFNFMPIRFQWWLVPMPFGLLIFVYDEIRKLGVRCCPGSWWDQELYY, encoded by the exons ATGGGGAAGGCA GAGAATTACGAGCTGTACCAGGTAGAGCTGGGTCCTGGTCCCAGTGGGGACATGGCAGCCAAGATGAGCAAGAAGAAGGCGGGCAGTGGAGGgggcaagaggaaggagaagctggAGAACATGAAGAAGGAGATGGAGATT AACGACCACCAGCTGTCAGTACCCGAGCTGGAACAGAAATACCGGACCAGTGCGACCAAG GGCCTGTCTGCCAGCCTGGCCACCGAGCTGCTGCTGCGGGACGGGCCCAACGCCCTGAGGCCGCCGCGGGGCACCCCCGAGTATGTCAAGTTCGCCCGGCAGCTGGCGGGCGGTCTGCAGTGCCTCATGTGGGTGGCCGCTGCCATCTGCCTCATTGCCTTTGCCATCCAGGCCAGCGAGGGCGACCTCACCACGGACGACAAT CTATACCTGGCCCTGGCCCTCATTGCTGTGGTTGTGGTCACTGGCTGCTTCGGCTACTATCAGGAGTTTAAGAGCACCAACATCATCGCCAGCTTCAAGAACCTCGTGCCCCAG CAAGCAACGGTGATCCGAGACGGGGACAAGTTCCAGATCAACGCAGATCAGCTGGTGGTGGGCGACCTGGTGGAGATGAAAGGCGGGGATCGAGTGCCAGCCGACATCCGCATCCTGCAGGCCCAGGGCTGCAAGGTGGACAACTCCTCGCTGACTGGAGAGTCTGAGCCGCAGACCCGCTCGCCCGAGTGCACGCACGAGAGCCCCCTGGAGACCCGCAACATCGCCTTCTTCTCCACCATGTGCCTTGAGG GCACCGCGCAGGGCCTGGTGGTGAGCACCGGCGACCGCACCATCATCGGGCGCATCGCATCACTGGCCTCGGGagtagaaaatgagaagacacccATCGCTATCGAAATTGAACATTTTGTGGACATCATCGCAGGCCTGGCCATCCTCTTCGGTGCCACATTTTTCATAGTGGCCATGTGCATTGGCTACACCTTCCTGCGGGCCATGGTATTCTTCATGGCCATTGTGGTAGCCTATGTGCCTGAAGGGCTGCTGGCCACTGTCACA GTCTGCCTGTCCCTGACAGCCAAGCGGCTGGCCAGCAAGAACTGTGTAGTCAAGAACTTGGAAGCAGTGGAGACACTGGGCTCCACGTCCGTGATCTGCTCTGACAAGACGGGGACCCTCACTCAGAACCGCATGACTGTGTCCCATCTGTGGTTCGACAACCACATCCACACTGCTGACACTACAGAAGACCAGTCAg GGCAGACGTTTGACCAGTCCTCGGAGACGTGGCGGGCGTTGTGCCGCGTTCTCACCCTGTGTAATCGTGCTGCCTTCAAGTCGGGCCAGGACGCAGTGCCCGTGCCCAAG CGCATCGTGATCGGGGACGCGTCGGAGACTGCGCTGCTCAAGTTCTCGGAGCTGACGCTGGGCAATGCCATGGGCTACCGCGAGCGCTTCCCCAAAGTCTGCGAGATCCCCTTCAACTCCACCAACAAGTTCCAG tTGTCCATCCACACCCTGGAGGACCCGCGCGACCCGAGGCACGTGCTTGTAATGAAGGGGGCCCCAGAGCGCGTGCTGGAGCGCTGTAGCTCCATCCTCATCAAGGGCCAGGAGCTGCCGCTGGATGAGCAATGGCGCGAGGCCTTCCAGACTGCCTACCTCAGCTTGGGAGGCCTGGGCGAACGCGTCCTGG GCTTCTGCCAGCTCTACCTGAGTGAGAAGGACTACCCGCATGGCTATGCCTTCGACGTGGAGGACATGAACTTTCCAACCAGTGGCCTGTGCTTTGCGGGACTCGTATCCATGATAGACCCACCCCGGGCCACCGTTCCTGATGCTGTGCTCAAGTGCCGCACAGCAGGCATCCGG GTGATCATGGTGACAGGTGACCACCCCATCACAGCCAAGGCCATTGCAGCCAGTGTGGGCATCATCTCAGAAGGCAGTGAGACAGTGGAGGACATCGCTTCCCGCCTCCGTGTGCCCGTGGAGCAGGTTAACCGGAA GGATGCCCGCGCCTGTGTGATCAATGGCATGCAGCTGAAGGACATGGACCCATCAGAGCTGGTCGAGGCACTGCGTACCCACCCTGAGATGGTGTTTGCTCGTACCAGCCCCCAGCAGAAGCTGGTGATTGTGGAGAGCTGCCAGCGACTG GGTGCAATCGTGGCTGTGACGGGGGATGGTGTGAATGACTCCCCGGCCCTGAAGAAGGCAGACATTGGCGTGGCCATGGGCATTGCCGGCTCGGATGCCGCTAAAAATGCGGCCGACATGATCCTGCTGGATGACAACTTTGCCTCCATTGTGACAGGCGTGGAGCAGG GCCGACTGATCTTTGACAACCTGAAAAAGTCCATCGCCTACACGCTGACCAAGAACATCCCTGAACTGACGCCGTACCTTATTTACATCACCGTCAGCGTGCCCCTGCCCCTCGGGTGCATCACCATCCTCTTCATAGAACTCTGTACCGACATC TTCCCCTCTGTGTCCCTGGCGTACGAGAAGGCCGAGAGTGACATCATGCACCTGCGTCCACGGAACCCGAAGCGTGACCGATTGGTCAACGAGCCCCTGGCTGCCTACTCCTACTTCCAGATCG GTGCCATCCAGTCATTTGCTGGCTTCACTGACTACTTCACGGCCATGGCCCAGGAGGgctggttccctttgctgtgtgtGGGGCTCCGGCCATACTGGGAGAACCACCACCTACAAGATCTGCAGGACAGCTATGGCCAGGAGTGG ACGTTCGGGCAGCGCCTGTACCAACAGTACACCTGTTACACCGTGTTCTTCATCAGCATCGAGATGTGCCAGATTGCCGACGTCCTCATCCGCAAGACACGCCGCCTCTCTGCCTTCCAGCAGGGCTTCTTCAG GAACAGGATACTGGTGATCGCCATCGTGTTCCAGGTCTGCATCGGCTGCTTCCTGTGCTACTGCCCCGGCATGCCCAACATCTTCAACTTCATGCCCATTCG GTTCCAGTGGTGGCTGGTCCCcatgccctttggcctcctcatCTTCGTCTATGATGAGATCCGGAAACTTGGAGTTCGCTGTTGCCCAGGGA gctgGTGGGACCAGGAACTCTACTATTAG
- the ATP4A gene encoding potassium-transporting ATPase alpha chain 1 isoform X3, translating into MAAKMSKKKAGSGGGKRKEKLENMKKEMEINDHQLSVPELEQKYRTSATKGLSASLATELLLRDGPNALRPPRGTPEYVKFARQLAGGLQCLMWVAAAICLIAFAIQASEGDLTTDDNLYLALALIAVVVVTGCFGYYQEFKSTNIIASFKNLVPQQATVIRDGDKFQINADQLVVGDLVEMKGGDRVPADIRILQAQGCKVDNSSLTGESEPQTRSPECTHESPLETRNIAFFSTMCLEGTAQGLVVSTGDRTIIGRIASLASGVENEKTPIAIEIEHFVDIIAGLAILFGATFFIVAMCIGYTFLRAMVFFMAIVVAYVPEGLLATVTVCLSLTAKRLASKNCVVKNLEAVETLGSTSVICSDKTGTLTQNRMTVSHLWFDNHIHTADTTEDQSGQTFDQSSETWRALCRVLTLCNRAAFKSGQDAVPVPKRIVIGDASETALLKFSELTLGNAMGYRERFPKVCEIPFNSTNKFQLSIHTLEDPRDPRHVLVMKGAPERVLERCSSILIKGQELPLDEQWREAFQTAYLSLGGLGERVLGFCQLYLSEKDYPHGYAFDVEDMNFPTSGLCFAGLVSMIDPPRATVPDAVLKCRTAGIRVIMVTGDHPITAKAIAASVGIISEGSETVEDIASRLRVPVEQVNRKDARACVINGMQLKDMDPSELVEALRTHPEMVFARTSPQQKLVIVESCQRLGAIVAVTGDGVNDSPALKKADIGVAMGIAGSDAAKNAADMILLDDNFASIVTGVEQGRLIFDNLKKSIAYTLTKNIPELTPYLIYITVSVPLPLGCITILFIELCTDIFPSVSLAYEKAESDIMHLRPRNPKRDRLVNEPLAAYSYFQIGAIQSFAGFTDYFTAMAQEGWFPLLCVGLRPYWENHHLQDLQDSYGQEWTFGQRLYQQYTCYTVFFISIEMCQIADVLIRKTRRLSAFQQGFFRNRILVIAIVFQVCIGCFLCYCPGMPNIFNFMPIRFQWWLVPMPFGLLIFVYDEIRKLGVRCCPGSWWDQELYY; encoded by the exons ATGGCAGCCAAGATGAGCAAGAAGAAGGCGGGCAGTGGAGGgggcaagaggaaggagaagctggAGAACATGAAGAAGGAGATGGAGATT AACGACCACCAGCTGTCAGTACCCGAGCTGGAACAGAAATACCGGACCAGTGCGACCAAG GGCCTGTCTGCCAGCCTGGCCACCGAGCTGCTGCTGCGGGACGGGCCCAACGCCCTGAGGCCGCCGCGGGGCACCCCCGAGTATGTCAAGTTCGCCCGGCAGCTGGCGGGCGGTCTGCAGTGCCTCATGTGGGTGGCCGCTGCCATCTGCCTCATTGCCTTTGCCATCCAGGCCAGCGAGGGCGACCTCACCACGGACGACAAT CTATACCTGGCCCTGGCCCTCATTGCTGTGGTTGTGGTCACTGGCTGCTTCGGCTACTATCAGGAGTTTAAGAGCACCAACATCATCGCCAGCTTCAAGAACCTCGTGCCCCAG CAAGCAACGGTGATCCGAGACGGGGACAAGTTCCAGATCAACGCAGATCAGCTGGTGGTGGGCGACCTGGTGGAGATGAAAGGCGGGGATCGAGTGCCAGCCGACATCCGCATCCTGCAGGCCCAGGGCTGCAAGGTGGACAACTCCTCGCTGACTGGAGAGTCTGAGCCGCAGACCCGCTCGCCCGAGTGCACGCACGAGAGCCCCCTGGAGACCCGCAACATCGCCTTCTTCTCCACCATGTGCCTTGAGG GCACCGCGCAGGGCCTGGTGGTGAGCACCGGCGACCGCACCATCATCGGGCGCATCGCATCACTGGCCTCGGGagtagaaaatgagaagacacccATCGCTATCGAAATTGAACATTTTGTGGACATCATCGCAGGCCTGGCCATCCTCTTCGGTGCCACATTTTTCATAGTGGCCATGTGCATTGGCTACACCTTCCTGCGGGCCATGGTATTCTTCATGGCCATTGTGGTAGCCTATGTGCCTGAAGGGCTGCTGGCCACTGTCACA GTCTGCCTGTCCCTGACAGCCAAGCGGCTGGCCAGCAAGAACTGTGTAGTCAAGAACTTGGAAGCAGTGGAGACACTGGGCTCCACGTCCGTGATCTGCTCTGACAAGACGGGGACCCTCACTCAGAACCGCATGACTGTGTCCCATCTGTGGTTCGACAACCACATCCACACTGCTGACACTACAGAAGACCAGTCAg GGCAGACGTTTGACCAGTCCTCGGAGACGTGGCGGGCGTTGTGCCGCGTTCTCACCCTGTGTAATCGTGCTGCCTTCAAGTCGGGCCAGGACGCAGTGCCCGTGCCCAAG CGCATCGTGATCGGGGACGCGTCGGAGACTGCGCTGCTCAAGTTCTCGGAGCTGACGCTGGGCAATGCCATGGGCTACCGCGAGCGCTTCCCCAAAGTCTGCGAGATCCCCTTCAACTCCACCAACAAGTTCCAG tTGTCCATCCACACCCTGGAGGACCCGCGCGACCCGAGGCACGTGCTTGTAATGAAGGGGGCCCCAGAGCGCGTGCTGGAGCGCTGTAGCTCCATCCTCATCAAGGGCCAGGAGCTGCCGCTGGATGAGCAATGGCGCGAGGCCTTCCAGACTGCCTACCTCAGCTTGGGAGGCCTGGGCGAACGCGTCCTGG GCTTCTGCCAGCTCTACCTGAGTGAGAAGGACTACCCGCATGGCTATGCCTTCGACGTGGAGGACATGAACTTTCCAACCAGTGGCCTGTGCTTTGCGGGACTCGTATCCATGATAGACCCACCCCGGGCCACCGTTCCTGATGCTGTGCTCAAGTGCCGCACAGCAGGCATCCGG GTGATCATGGTGACAGGTGACCACCCCATCACAGCCAAGGCCATTGCAGCCAGTGTGGGCATCATCTCAGAAGGCAGTGAGACAGTGGAGGACATCGCTTCCCGCCTCCGTGTGCCCGTGGAGCAGGTTAACCGGAA GGATGCCCGCGCCTGTGTGATCAATGGCATGCAGCTGAAGGACATGGACCCATCAGAGCTGGTCGAGGCACTGCGTACCCACCCTGAGATGGTGTTTGCTCGTACCAGCCCCCAGCAGAAGCTGGTGATTGTGGAGAGCTGCCAGCGACTG GGTGCAATCGTGGCTGTGACGGGGGATGGTGTGAATGACTCCCCGGCCCTGAAGAAGGCAGACATTGGCGTGGCCATGGGCATTGCCGGCTCGGATGCCGCTAAAAATGCGGCCGACATGATCCTGCTGGATGACAACTTTGCCTCCATTGTGACAGGCGTGGAGCAGG GCCGACTGATCTTTGACAACCTGAAAAAGTCCATCGCCTACACGCTGACCAAGAACATCCCTGAACTGACGCCGTACCTTATTTACATCACCGTCAGCGTGCCCCTGCCCCTCGGGTGCATCACCATCCTCTTCATAGAACTCTGTACCGACATC TTCCCCTCTGTGTCCCTGGCGTACGAGAAGGCCGAGAGTGACATCATGCACCTGCGTCCACGGAACCCGAAGCGTGACCGATTGGTCAACGAGCCCCTGGCTGCCTACTCCTACTTCCAGATCG GTGCCATCCAGTCATTTGCTGGCTTCACTGACTACTTCACGGCCATGGCCCAGGAGGgctggttccctttgctgtgtgtGGGGCTCCGGCCATACTGGGAGAACCACCACCTACAAGATCTGCAGGACAGCTATGGCCAGGAGTGG ACGTTCGGGCAGCGCCTGTACCAACAGTACACCTGTTACACCGTGTTCTTCATCAGCATCGAGATGTGCCAGATTGCCGACGTCCTCATCCGCAAGACACGCCGCCTCTCTGCCTTCCAGCAGGGCTTCTTCAG GAACAGGATACTGGTGATCGCCATCGTGTTCCAGGTCTGCATCGGCTGCTTCCTGTGCTACTGCCCCGGCATGCCCAACATCTTCAACTTCATGCCCATTCG GTTCCAGTGGTGGCTGGTCCCcatgccctttggcctcctcatCTTCGTCTATGATGAGATCCGGAAACTTGGAGTTCGCTGTTGCCCAGGGA gctgGTGGGACCAGGAACTCTACTATTAG